In the genome of Excalfactoria chinensis isolate bCotChi1 chromosome 20, bCotChi1.hap2, whole genome shotgun sequence, the window tgaatgCTACTGAGCTTGTGCCTGAGAACCTGAGCCCCTTCTGACCACTACAGTAGTTACCATGTGCCTTAATATAGACTACTGTATTAGCTAATCATGACTCTTTTAGGACATCAGTCAATTCACTGGCAAGAGATTTAGGATGCACTTTGACTTAGCCCAATAGCCAGCTGCTAAAACATCACTTTCccaaaaggaaattaagatTATTCCAGGATCCAAAGTTTCCTGCTGTCAGGAAGGTCAGATAACTTGTGCATTGTCAGCATGTCAACTTGAAAGCAAGATCTCTAAGAGAAACTAAGAGGATACCAATGGCTTTCTTTACTGCAGGTCAGCCAACGTCCCTGGAAACACAAATGTGCCTGCTGGCAGTAACCGTCGGCTTCAGCAAACTCAGCATCAAGTGGATGAGGTAAAAATCTAGTTAGATGAGTGTAATTCATTTCGTGAAAAACATCTGGTATCTAGAATAGATGTACCGGCCAAAGGAGCTGTTGTTTGATATGAAGGTGAAACCTTTTACAATTCATCTTTGTTGTATCTATCACCTTAACTCTTGGAAAGGTTCAGAAAAATCATAATCCATTAATTCATTCCAGCTGCAATAAATGGAGAAAAGTTACCAGTGCCCAAATACAGGCTGGGAACTCAGAGCTTGCTGCTTTGGGAAGACAACAAGCTTTGCTTTTACAGAGAACAAGCTTGCTTCTCTTTGTTGGCAAAGAAGGTTTACCTCTAAATAAGACATGTCCTGATTCAGGCTTATGTTTGGATACCCTAAAATGCAAGTTCCTGCTCCTTAGATGAGAGCATTTGTTCCCTGCAAATGAATTTGGTACTGATTAATAAAGCTGATAATTATTGATGTAGGTTGTTGACATCATGAGGGTGAATGTGGACAAGGTGCTGGAAAGAGATCAGAAGCTGTCGGAGCTGGATGACCGTGCCGATGCGCTGCAAGCGGGAGCTTCCCAGTTTGAGACCAGTGCGGCCAAACTGAAGAGAAAGTATTGGTGGAAGAACTGTAAGGTAACCATGGCATATATACACTTAGAGTATTCACTGTCACAGTTAACAGTGTTACAGTCAGCATCTCGAAAGGCAGAGGTAAAAGGGACTTCATTTTTGTGGCATCTAGTTTTAAAGCACTGCAGCGGTTAGGTGAAGTAATCAAATAGATTACCAGCCATGCTGCTTGATACGAGGCCTTCTGTGACTGGTAATGACCAGAGGGAATTGCTGCAATAATCTGAGGCTTTGGGGTGCAGGAGGAATAGGCCAAAAATGTATATTAATGTGTAAGAATGAGCTCACTTGGTATCCTTGTAGTTGTAGCTGTTAGCAGAGGTTGGAATCCTCATTGGTGAgcaacaaagacaacaaaagtCCACCACACCAAGTGAAAGTGCTTTGCAAGGGCTGCTGTCATGTACTCTGAAGGCTATTGAATGCTGCTATGCAGTTTATGTTAAGTGACGAGTGGCTTTGTCTTCACAGATGTGGGCAATATTGATAGCTGTTGtcgtcatcatcatcatcatcatcattggTAAGTTTCAGCAGAATGGGGGTTTCTTAGGGTGGATGGGGTTCATTCACCAGCTGGGACACTTGGTATCGAGTTACAGACAGCACTGCATTCAAACAGTAGTgtctgctttcactgctgttgACTGCAGTGAGTGATAAACCCCAGCTGCAAAGCCGTATTAACTGAGGCTCAAACAGCTATGAAGGTGAGAACAACCATCTGCAAACAGCATTGCTCACAAGCTGTGCactgtgagagctgcagagcgACCGCATCCTTCTGAcctgcagcactcagagccATGAGGTGTGGGGCTGAGAGTGAGGGCTGAAAGGGAAGGACTGAGACCGtgtctttttcttgttgtaGTCCTGAGCGTGCCCAAATGAGTTACAGGAGGAAAGCCTCACTCACACCGACGGTGCCTTTCGTCAGCCTTCCTGCTCCAATCCCGCTGTACTCTCAGCCCGTCTACTGCTGTTTAAAGCGAAACTCTTCTGATGATTGAAACGTTAACTTTACCCGGTTGCCTTAAGACACTCCTGTCACTTACTAACAGCCACCGCCCGAACGGCGCCTCGGTGAGGAGGATGCGATCCCGGGTGTGATCCCGGGGGCCGACGCTCGTCCTCAGTCCTCCTCACCCGCCCGCCGCAGCGCGGTGCCAGCGCGGGGTCTGCCGCTCCCCGCCCCTACGGAAGTGCCTCTTCAGCCGCTCCTCAGCCGCTCCCCCCCGTCCCGCCCCGCTCCGCGGCCGTTCCCGGCTCTGCCCGACTCTGGGGGCGGGGCCGCTCGGCACGTGGCGCCGGGGTTGGCGCGCGCACGGGGTCCGCGTGCGGCGGCGCGTGAGGGGCGGGGCTCCGGCCTTGCCGCGCGCGCGCGCTCTCCAATAAAGTGGCTCCGCATCGTTCCCGCCTCCGGCCGTGtgggggagcggggcggggcgcgcGGCGCCGCACGTTGCGGCCGAGTGTgggagcggcggggccgcgTGCGGCCGTTACGTAACGGGAGGCGCCGGCCGCGTCCCCGACCGAGATGGACGGCAGCGGCGCGGGGCTGAGCGCGGGAAGCGGCTCCGGTGGGGTTCGGCGCCACGGGACGGGCGGGGGCTTCAGGTAACGTGCAATGTGCGGTGTGCGGAGCGGAGCGTGGGGCGGGAGCGGCTGGGGGAGCCGCGGGGCCGATTCCGTACGGACGGAGTCGGGGAGCTGAGGGCGGGGAGGAGCGGCGCCGCGTGCCGGGAGCGCCGAGCGGCCACGTTCGGTCCGGGGCTGTGAGGGGATCGTGGGAAGCGTCGGTGGTGCGAGGTGTGCACGGAGCAGCTTCCGCTGGTGCCGCTGCCGCATCTCGGACACCTACAGCCCTTGGTGGGTTTGTTACGGCGCCTCCGCCCGCCGTAAGGTGCCGCGCTTGGCACTGAGGGGGGGATACGAAGGTTAAATAGCAGAGCGGTCCGAAAGGTGCAGTGGGAACCAGCGGGTGAGCTTTAGGGCCTCTTCTCCCGCCCCGTGGATCAGGCCGTTCCATAACTGGGAATGGTTGTTTTGTGAGGGGGGGGAATCTCCCCATAGCAGCCGTTCCCAGCACGGCCCAACCTGTTCTATCAGCGATTGCAGCCAGTCGCACGAGGATCTGATGGTGACGATCCAAGAAATCAAAAAGTGTTTGCCCGAGGAGAAAAGGAGCTCCAGCAAACCCAGCACCGT includes:
- the VAMP3 gene encoding vesicle-associated membrane protein 3, producing MSANVPGNTNVPAGSNRRLQQTQHQVDEVVDIMRVNVDKVLERDQKLSELDDRADALQAGASQFETSAAKLKRKYWWKNCKMWAILIAVVVIIIIIIIVLSVPK